The Corynebacterium pseudopelargi genome contains a region encoding:
- the folK gene encoding 2-amino-4-hydroxy-6-hydroxymethyldihydropteridine diphosphokinase gives MAEALLSIGSNIGDSPALLRGVRDAFGNQVLGASSLYRTPPWGVVDQPDFYNAALLISFKGSPEQLLQRCQDLEAQAHRVREQRWGPRTLDVDMIQVHVDGAEVRQEDPHLILPHPRAHLRAFVLLPWLEIQPDATLAEQPIAKLLKQVDGAGIERVEPL, from the coding sequence ATGGCCGAGGCACTGTTATCCATCGGATCCAATATTGGCGATAGTCCCGCCTTGCTTCGCGGTGTGCGCGATGCCTTCGGCAACCAGGTGCTTGGCGCATCCTCGCTGTATCGCACCCCGCCTTGGGGTGTGGTGGATCAGCCAGACTTTTATAACGCCGCGCTGCTCATCAGCTTTAAGGGCAGCCCTGAGCAATTGCTGCAGCGCTGCCAGGACTTAGAAGCGCAGGCTCACCGTGTGCGTGAGCAGCGTTGGGGCCCGCGTACCCTCGATGTGGACATGATCCAGGTCCATGTTGATGGGGCAGAGGTGCGTCAAGAGGATCCTCACCTGATCCTGCCTCATCCGCGTGCGCACCTTCGGGCCTTCGTGCTGTTGCCCTGGCTTGAGATCCAACCGGATGCCACCCTTGCAGAGCAGCCCATTGCCAAGCTGCTCAAGCAGGTCGATGGTGCAGGCATTGAGCGGGTGGAGCCATTATGA